The Macaca fascicularis isolate 582-1 chromosome 1, T2T-MFA8v1.1 genome includes a window with the following:
- the PTPN7 gene encoding tyrosine-protein phosphatase non-receptor type 7 isoform X10, producing MLQGKRRPAASMNRLGCWPARSLPRPGRGSGQRSLGLGGHPSGPRHPGTPAAKRTWESPGVRARDSPLSTSWLNEPPLGLAPHPSMVQACGGRSRAQPLTLSLGAAMTQPPPAKTPAKKHVRLQERRGSNVALMLDVRSLGAVEPICSVNTPREVTLHFLRTAGHPLTRWALQHQPPSPKQLEEEFLKIPSNFVSPEDLDIPGHASKDRYKTILPNPQSRVCLGRAQSQEDGDYINANYIRGYDGKEKVYIATQGPMPNTVSDFWEMVWQEEVSLIVMLTQLREGKEKCVHYWPTEEETYGPFQIRIQDMKECPEYTVRQLTIQYREECRSVKHILFSAWPDHQTPESAGPLLRLVAEVEESPETAARPGPIVVHCSAGIGRTGCFIATRIGCQQLKARGEVDILGIVCQLRLDRGGMIQTAEQYQFLHHTLALYAGQLPEEPSP from the exons ATGTTACAAGGTAAAAGGAGGCCTGCAGCAAGCATGAATCGGCTGGGCTGCTGGCCCGCAAGGAGCCTGCCAAGGCCAGGCAGGGGCAGTGGGCAGAGGAGTCTTGGACTTGGGGGCCACCCTTCAGGTCCCAGGCATCCAGGCACCCCAGCAGCGAAGAGGACATGGGAGTCCCCTGGTGTGAGGGCCAGAGACTCTCCACTGTCT ACCTCATGGCTGAATGAGCCTCCCCTGGGCCTAGCACCCCACCCCAGCATGGTCCAGGCCTGTGGGGGGCGCTCCAGAGCACAGCCGCTGACCTTGTCTTTGGGGGCAGCCATGACCCAGCCTCCGCCTGCCAAAACGCCAGCCAAGAAGCATGTACGGCTCCAGGAGAG GCGGGGCTCCAATGTGGCTCTGATGTTGGACGTTCGGTCGCTGGGGGCCGTAGAACCCATCTGCTCCGTGAACACACCCCGGGAGGTCACCCTACATTTCCTGCGCACTGCTGGACACCCTCTTACCCGCTGGGCCCTTCAGCACCAGCCACCCAGCCCCAAGCAGCTGGAAGAAGAATTCTTG AAGATCCCTTCAAACTTTGTCAGCCCCGAAGACCTGGACATCCCTGGCCACGCCTCCAAGGACCGATACAAGACCATCTTGCCAA ATCCCCAGAGCCGTGTCTGTCTAGGCCGGGCACAGAGCCAGGAGGACGGAGATTACATCAATGCCAACTACATCCGA GGCTATGATGGGAAGGAGAAGGTCTACATTGCCACCCAGGGCCCCATGCCCAACACTGTGTCGGACTTCTGGGAGATGGTGTGGCAAGAGGAAGTGTCCCTCATTGTCATGCTCACTCAGCTCCGAGAGGGCAAGGAG AAATGTGTCCACTACTGGCCCACAGAAGAGGAAACCTATGGACCCTTCCAGATTCGCATCCAGGACATGAAAGAGTGCCCAGAATACACTGTGCGGCAGCTCACCATCCAG TACCGGGAAGAGTGCCGGTCAGTAAAGCACATCCTCTTCTCAGCCTGGCCCGACCACCAGACACCAGAATCAGCTGGGCCCCTGCTGCGCCTAGTGGCAGAGGTGGAGGAGAGCCCGGAGACAGCTGCCCGCCCCGGGCCCATTGTAGTCCACTGCAG TGCAGGGATTGGCCGGACAGGCTGCTTCATCGCCACGCGAATTGGCTGTCAACAGCTGAAGGCCCGAGGGGAAGTGGACATTCTGGGCATTGTGTGCCAACTGCGGCTAGACAG AGGGGGGATGATCCAGACGGCAGAGCAGTACCAGTTCCTGCACCACACTTTGGCCCTGTATGCAGGCCAGCTTCCAGAGGAACCCAGCCCCTGA
- the PTPN7 gene encoding tyrosine-protein phosphatase non-receptor type 7 isoform X9 — MTQPPPAKTPAKKHVRLQERRGSNVALMLDVRSLGAVEPICSVNTPREVTLHFLRTAGHPLTRWALQHQPPSPKQLEEEFLIPSNFVSPEDLDIPGHASKDRYKTILPNPQSRVCLGRAQSQEDGDYINANYIRGYDGKEKVYIATQGPMPNTVSDFWEMVWQEEVSLIVMLTQLREGKEKCVHYWPTEEETYGPFQIRIQDMKECPEYTVRQLTIQYREECRSVKHILFSAWPDHQTPESAGPLLRLVAEVEESPETAARPGPIVVHCSAGIGRTGCFIATRIGCQQLKARGEVDILGIVCQLRLDRGGMIQTAEQYQFLHHTLALYAGQLPEEPSP, encoded by the exons ATGACCCAGCCTCCGCCTGCCAAAACGCCAGCCAAGAAGCATGTACGGCTCCAGGAGAG GCGGGGCTCCAATGTGGCTCTGATGTTGGACGTTCGGTCGCTGGGGGCCGTAGAACCCATCTGCTCCGTGAACACACCCCGGGAGGTCACCCTACATTTCCTGCGCACTGCTGGACACCCTCTTACCCGCTGGGCCCTTCAGCACCAGCCACCCAGCCCCAAGCAGCTGGAAGAAGAATTCTTG ATCCCTTCAAACTTTGTCAGCCCCGAAGACCTGGACATCCCTGGCCACGCCTCCAAGGACCGATACAAGACCATCTTGCCAA ATCCCCAGAGCCGTGTCTGTCTAGGCCGGGCACAGAGCCAGGAGGACGGAGATTACATCAATGCCAACTACATCCGA GGCTATGATGGGAAGGAGAAGGTCTACATTGCCACCCAGGGCCCCATGCCCAACACTGTGTCGGACTTCTGGGAGATGGTGTGGCAAGAGGAAGTGTCCCTCATTGTCATGCTCACTCAGCTCCGAGAGGGCAAGGAG AAATGTGTCCACTACTGGCCCACAGAAGAGGAAACCTATGGACCCTTCCAGATTCGCATCCAGGACATGAAAGAGTGCCCAGAATACACTGTGCGGCAGCTCACCATCCAG TACCGGGAAGAGTGCCGGTCAGTAAAGCACATCCTCTTCTCAGCCTGGCCCGACCACCAGACACCAGAATCAGCTGGGCCCCTGCTGCGCCTAGTGGCAGAGGTGGAGGAGAGCCCGGAGACAGCTGCCCGCCCCGGGCCCATTGTAGTCCACTGCAG TGCAGGGATTGGCCGGACAGGCTGCTTCATCGCCACGCGAATTGGCTGTCAACAGCTGAAGGCCCGAGGGGAAGTGGACATTCTGGGCATTGTGTGCCAACTGCGGCTAGACAG AGGGGGGATGATCCAGACGGCAGAGCAGTACCAGTTCCTGCACCACACTTTGGCCCTGTATGCAGGCCAGCTTCCAGAGGAACCCAGCCCCTGA
- the PTPN7 gene encoding tyrosine-protein phosphatase non-receptor type 7 isoform X3, translated as MVQACGGRSRAQPLTLSLGAAMTQPPPAKTPAKKHVRLQERRGSNVALMLDVRSLGAVEPICSVNTPREVTLHFLRTAGHPLTRWALQHQPPSPKQLEEEFLIPSNFVSPEDLDIPGHASKDRYKTILPNPQSRVCLGRAQSQEDGDYINANYIRGYDGKEKVYIATQGPMPNTVSDFWEMVWQEEVSLIVMLTQLREGKEKCVHYWPTEEETYGPFQIRIQDMKECPEYTVRQLTIQYREECRSVKHILFSAWPDHQTPESAGPLLRLVAEVEESPETAARPGPIVVHCSAGIGRTGCFIATRIGCQQLKARGEVDILGIVCQLRLDRGGMIQTAEQYQFLHHTLALYAGQLPEEPSP; from the exons ATGGTCCAGGCCTGTGGGGGGCGCTCCAGAGCACAGCCGCTGACCTTGTCTTTGGGGGCAGCCATGACCCAGCCTCCGCCTGCCAAAACGCCAGCCAAGAAGCATGTACGGCTCCAGGAGAG GCGGGGCTCCAATGTGGCTCTGATGTTGGACGTTCGGTCGCTGGGGGCCGTAGAACCCATCTGCTCCGTGAACACACCCCGGGAGGTCACCCTACATTTCCTGCGCACTGCTGGACACCCTCTTACCCGCTGGGCCCTTCAGCACCAGCCACCCAGCCCCAAGCAGCTGGAAGAAGAATTCTTG ATCCCTTCAAACTTTGTCAGCCCCGAAGACCTGGACATCCCTGGCCACGCCTCCAAGGACCGATACAAGACCATCTTGCCAA ATCCCCAGAGCCGTGTCTGTCTAGGCCGGGCACAGAGCCAGGAGGACGGAGATTACATCAATGCCAACTACATCCGA GGCTATGATGGGAAGGAGAAGGTCTACATTGCCACCCAGGGCCCCATGCCCAACACTGTGTCGGACTTCTGGGAGATGGTGTGGCAAGAGGAAGTGTCCCTCATTGTCATGCTCACTCAGCTCCGAGAGGGCAAGGAG AAATGTGTCCACTACTGGCCCACAGAAGAGGAAACCTATGGACCCTTCCAGATTCGCATCCAGGACATGAAAGAGTGCCCAGAATACACTGTGCGGCAGCTCACCATCCAG TACCGGGAAGAGTGCCGGTCAGTAAAGCACATCCTCTTCTCAGCCTGGCCCGACCACCAGACACCAGAATCAGCTGGGCCCCTGCTGCGCCTAGTGGCAGAGGTGGAGGAGAGCCCGGAGACAGCTGCCCGCCCCGGGCCCATTGTAGTCCACTGCAG TGCAGGGATTGGCCGGACAGGCTGCTTCATCGCCACGCGAATTGGCTGTCAACAGCTGAAGGCCCGAGGGGAAGTGGACATTCTGGGCATTGTGTGCCAACTGCGGCTAGACAG AGGGGGGATGATCCAGACGGCAGAGCAGTACCAGTTCCTGCACCACACTTTGGCCCTGTATGCAGGCCAGCTTCCAGAGGAACCCAGCCCCTGA
- the PTPN7 gene encoding tyrosine-protein phosphatase non-receptor type 7 isoform X6, with amino-acid sequence MGVPWCEGQRLSTVSMTQPPPAKTPAKKHVRLQERRGSNVALMLDVRSLGAVEPICSVNTPREVTLHFLRTAGHPLTRWALQHQPPSPKQLEEEFLKIPSNFVSPEDLDIPGHASKDRYKTILPNPQSRVCLGRAQSQEDGDYINANYIRGYDGKEKVYIATQGPMPNTVSDFWEMVWQEEVSLIVMLTQLREGKEKCVHYWPTEEETYGPFQIRIQDMKECPEYTVRQLTIQYREECRSVKHILFSAWPDHQTPESAGPLLRLVAEVEESPETAARPGPIVVHCSAGIGRTGCFIATRIGCQQLKARGEVDILGIVCQLRLDRGGMIQTAEQYQFLHHTLALYAGQLPEEPSP; translated from the exons ATGGGAGTCCCCTGGTGTGAGGGCCAGAGACTCTCCACTGTCT CCATGACCCAGCCTCCGCCTGCCAAAACGCCAGCCAAGAAGCATGTACGGCTCCAGGAGAG GCGGGGCTCCAATGTGGCTCTGATGTTGGACGTTCGGTCGCTGGGGGCCGTAGAACCCATCTGCTCCGTGAACACACCCCGGGAGGTCACCCTACATTTCCTGCGCACTGCTGGACACCCTCTTACCCGCTGGGCCCTTCAGCACCAGCCACCCAGCCCCAAGCAGCTGGAAGAAGAATTCTTG AAGATCCCTTCAAACTTTGTCAGCCCCGAAGACCTGGACATCCCTGGCCACGCCTCCAAGGACCGATACAAGACCATCTTGCCAA ATCCCCAGAGCCGTGTCTGTCTAGGCCGGGCACAGAGCCAGGAGGACGGAGATTACATCAATGCCAACTACATCCGA GGCTATGATGGGAAGGAGAAGGTCTACATTGCCACCCAGGGCCCCATGCCCAACACTGTGTCGGACTTCTGGGAGATGGTGTGGCAAGAGGAAGTGTCCCTCATTGTCATGCTCACTCAGCTCCGAGAGGGCAAGGAG AAATGTGTCCACTACTGGCCCACAGAAGAGGAAACCTATGGACCCTTCCAGATTCGCATCCAGGACATGAAAGAGTGCCCAGAATACACTGTGCGGCAGCTCACCATCCAG TACCGGGAAGAGTGCCGGTCAGTAAAGCACATCCTCTTCTCAGCCTGGCCCGACCACCAGACACCAGAATCAGCTGGGCCCCTGCTGCGCCTAGTGGCAGAGGTGGAGGAGAGCCCGGAGACAGCTGCCCGCCCCGGGCCCATTGTAGTCCACTGCAG TGCAGGGATTGGCCGGACAGGCTGCTTCATCGCCACGCGAATTGGCTGTCAACAGCTGAAGGCCCGAGGGGAAGTGGACATTCTGGGCATTGTGTGCCAACTGCGGCTAGACAG AGGGGGGATGATCCAGACGGCAGAGCAGTACCAGTTCCTGCACCACACTTTGGCCCTGTATGCAGGCCAGCTTCCAGAGGAACCCAGCCCCTGA
- the PTPN7 gene encoding tyrosine-protein phosphatase non-receptor type 7 isoform X2 translates to MVGKAWPLTHSQGTGPWAPEGHRREAADPWWQRQQAQEGRMQLGCAWVAARRGGGRKLASWSLLSPQRQTDRQTDSWQEAAWGPQLLQQTSWLNEPPLGLAPHPSMVQACGGRSRAQPLTLSLGAAMTQPPPAKTPAKKHVRLQERRGSNVALMLDVRSLGAVEPICSVNTPREVTLHFLRTAGHPLTRWALQHQPPSPKQLEEEFLKIPSNFVSPEDLDIPGHASKDRYKTILPNPQSRVCLGRAQSQEDGDYINANYIRGYDGKEKVYIATQGPMPNTVSDFWEMVWQEEVSLIVMLTQLREGKEKCVHYWPTEEETYGPFQIRIQDMKECPEYTVRQLTIQYREECRSVKHILFSAWPDHQTPESAGPLLRLVAEVEESPETAARPGPIVVHCSAGIGRTGCFIATRIGCQQLKARGEVDILGIVCQLRLDRGGMIQTAEQYQFLHHTLALYAGQLPEEPSP, encoded by the exons ATGGTCGGGAAGGCCTGGCCCCTCACCCATTCCCAGGGAACAGGGCCTTGGGCCCCAGAAGGGCACAGGCGGGAGGCAGCCGACCCCTGGTGGCAGCGGCAGCAGGCACAGGAGGGCAGAATGCAGCTGGGGTGTGCGTGGGTGGCAGCAAGGAGGGGCGGAGGGAGGAAGCTGGCTTCCTGGAGCCTTCTCAGCCCTCAAAGACAGAccgacagacagacagacagctgGCAAGAGGCAGCCTGGGGGCCACAGCTGCTTCA GCAGACCTCATGGCTGAATGAGCCTCCCCTGGGCCTAGCACCCCACCCCAGCATGGTCCAGGCCTGTGGGGGGCGCTCCAGAGCACAGCCGCTGACCTTGTCTTTGGGGGCAGCCATGACCCAGCCTCCGCCTGCCAAAACGCCAGCCAAGAAGCATGTACGGCTCCAGGAGAG GCGGGGCTCCAATGTGGCTCTGATGTTGGACGTTCGGTCGCTGGGGGCCGTAGAACCCATCTGCTCCGTGAACACACCCCGGGAGGTCACCCTACATTTCCTGCGCACTGCTGGACACCCTCTTACCCGCTGGGCCCTTCAGCACCAGCCACCCAGCCCCAAGCAGCTGGAAGAAGAATTCTTG AAGATCCCTTCAAACTTTGTCAGCCCCGAAGACCTGGACATCCCTGGCCACGCCTCCAAGGACCGATACAAGACCATCTTGCCAA ATCCCCAGAGCCGTGTCTGTCTAGGCCGGGCACAGAGCCAGGAGGACGGAGATTACATCAATGCCAACTACATCCGA GGCTATGATGGGAAGGAGAAGGTCTACATTGCCACCCAGGGCCCCATGCCCAACACTGTGTCGGACTTCTGGGAGATGGTGTGGCAAGAGGAAGTGTCCCTCATTGTCATGCTCACTCAGCTCCGAGAGGGCAAGGAG AAATGTGTCCACTACTGGCCCACAGAAGAGGAAACCTATGGACCCTTCCAGATTCGCATCCAGGACATGAAAGAGTGCCCAGAATACACTGTGCGGCAGCTCACCATCCAG TACCGGGAAGAGTGCCGGTCAGTAAAGCACATCCTCTTCTCAGCCTGGCCCGACCACCAGACACCAGAATCAGCTGGGCCCCTGCTGCGCCTAGTGGCAGAGGTGGAGGAGAGCCCGGAGACAGCTGCCCGCCCCGGGCCCATTGTAGTCCACTGCAG TGCAGGGATTGGCCGGACAGGCTGCTTCATCGCCACGCGAATTGGCTGTCAACAGCTGAAGGCCCGAGGGGAAGTGGACATTCTGGGCATTGTGTGCCAACTGCGGCTAGACAG AGGGGGGATGATCCAGACGGCAGAGCAGTACCAGTTCCTGCACCACACTTTGGCCCTGTATGCAGGCCAGCTTCCAGAGGAACCCAGCCCCTGA
- the PTPN7 gene encoding tyrosine-protein phosphatase non-receptor type 7 isoform X1: MVQACGGRSRAQPLTLSLGAAMTQPPPAKTPAKKHVRLQERRGSNVALMLDVRSLGAVEPICSVNTPREVTLHFLRTAGHPLTRWALQHQPPSPKQLEEEFLKIPSNFVSPEDLDIPGHASKDRYKTILPNPQSRVCLGRAQSQEDGDYINANYIRGYDGKEKVYIATQGPMPNTVSDFWEMVWQEEVSLIVMLTQLREGKEKCVHYWPTEEETYGPFQIRIQDMKECPEYTVRQLTIQYREECRSVKHILFSAWPDHQTPESAGPLLRLVAEVEESPETAARPGPIVVHCSAGIGRTGCFIATRIGCQQLKARGEVDILGIVCQLRLDRGGMIQTAEQYQFLHHTLALYAGQLPEEPSP; the protein is encoded by the exons ATGGTCCAGGCCTGTGGGGGGCGCTCCAGAGCACAGCCGCTGACCTTGTCTTTGGGGGCAGCCATGACCCAGCCTCCGCCTGCCAAAACGCCAGCCAAGAAGCATGTACGGCTCCAGGAGAG GCGGGGCTCCAATGTGGCTCTGATGTTGGACGTTCGGTCGCTGGGGGCCGTAGAACCCATCTGCTCCGTGAACACACCCCGGGAGGTCACCCTACATTTCCTGCGCACTGCTGGACACCCTCTTACCCGCTGGGCCCTTCAGCACCAGCCACCCAGCCCCAAGCAGCTGGAAGAAGAATTCTTG AAGATCCCTTCAAACTTTGTCAGCCCCGAAGACCTGGACATCCCTGGCCACGCCTCCAAGGACCGATACAAGACCATCTTGCCAA ATCCCCAGAGCCGTGTCTGTCTAGGCCGGGCACAGAGCCAGGAGGACGGAGATTACATCAATGCCAACTACATCCGA GGCTATGATGGGAAGGAGAAGGTCTACATTGCCACCCAGGGCCCCATGCCCAACACTGTGTCGGACTTCTGGGAGATGGTGTGGCAAGAGGAAGTGTCCCTCATTGTCATGCTCACTCAGCTCCGAGAGGGCAAGGAG AAATGTGTCCACTACTGGCCCACAGAAGAGGAAACCTATGGACCCTTCCAGATTCGCATCCAGGACATGAAAGAGTGCCCAGAATACACTGTGCGGCAGCTCACCATCCAG TACCGGGAAGAGTGCCGGTCAGTAAAGCACATCCTCTTCTCAGCCTGGCCCGACCACCAGACACCAGAATCAGCTGGGCCCCTGCTGCGCCTAGTGGCAGAGGTGGAGGAGAGCCCGGAGACAGCTGCCCGCCCCGGGCCCATTGTAGTCCACTGCAG TGCAGGGATTGGCCGGACAGGCTGCTTCATCGCCACGCGAATTGGCTGTCAACAGCTGAAGGCCCGAGGGGAAGTGGACATTCTGGGCATTGTGTGCCAACTGCGGCTAGACAG AGGGGGGATGATCCAGACGGCAGAGCAGTACCAGTTCCTGCACCACACTTTGGCCCTGTATGCAGGCCAGCTTCCAGAGGAACCCAGCCCCTGA
- the PTPN7 gene encoding tyrosine-protein phosphatase non-receptor type 7 isoform X4, with translation MVQACGGRSRAQPLTLSLGAAMTQPPPAKTPAKKHVRLQERRGSNVALMLDVRSLGAVEPICSVNTPREVTLHFLRTAGHPLTRWALQHQPPSPKQLEEEFLKIPSNFVSPEDLDIPGHASKDRYKTILPNPQSRVCLGRAQSQEDGDYINANYIRGYDGKEKVYIATQGPMPNTVSDFWEMVWQEEVSLIVMLTQLREGKEKCVHYWPTEEETYGPFQIRIQDMKECPEYTVRQLTIQCRDWPDRLLHRHANWLSTAEGPRGSGHSGHCVPTAARQRGDDPDGRAVPVPAPHFGPVCRPASRGTQPLTPATLQQPRHPPPSSLGRWVWGKWAE, from the exons ATGGTCCAGGCCTGTGGGGGGCGCTCCAGAGCACAGCCGCTGACCTTGTCTTTGGGGGCAGCCATGACCCAGCCTCCGCCTGCCAAAACGCCAGCCAAGAAGCATGTACGGCTCCAGGAGAG GCGGGGCTCCAATGTGGCTCTGATGTTGGACGTTCGGTCGCTGGGGGCCGTAGAACCCATCTGCTCCGTGAACACACCCCGGGAGGTCACCCTACATTTCCTGCGCACTGCTGGACACCCTCTTACCCGCTGGGCCCTTCAGCACCAGCCACCCAGCCCCAAGCAGCTGGAAGAAGAATTCTTG AAGATCCCTTCAAACTTTGTCAGCCCCGAAGACCTGGACATCCCTGGCCACGCCTCCAAGGACCGATACAAGACCATCTTGCCAA ATCCCCAGAGCCGTGTCTGTCTAGGCCGGGCACAGAGCCAGGAGGACGGAGATTACATCAATGCCAACTACATCCGA GGCTATGATGGGAAGGAGAAGGTCTACATTGCCACCCAGGGCCCCATGCCCAACACTGTGTCGGACTTCTGGGAGATGGTGTGGCAAGAGGAAGTGTCCCTCATTGTCATGCTCACTCAGCTCCGAGAGGGCAAGGAG AAATGTGTCCACTACTGGCCCACAGAAGAGGAAACCTATGGACCCTTCCAGATTCGCATCCAGGACATGAAAGAGTGCCCAGAATACACTGTGCGGCAGCTCACCATCCAG TGCAGGGATTGGCCGGACAGGCTGCTTCATCGCCACGCGAATTGGCTGTCAACAGCTGAAGGCCCGAGGGGAAGTGGACATTCTGGGCATTGTGTGCCAACTGCGGCTAGACAG AGGGGGGATGATCCAGACGGCAGAGCAGTACCAGTTCCTGCACCACACTTTGGCCCTGTATGCAGGCCAGCTTCCAGAGGAACCCAGCCCCTGACCCCTGCCACCCTCCAACAGCCCAGGCACCCACCTCCCTCAAGCCTGGGAAGGTGGGTCTGGGGAAAGTGGGCCGAGTGA
- the PTPN7 gene encoding tyrosine-protein phosphatase non-receptor type 7 isoform X8 — protein MTQPPPAKTPAKKHVRLQERRGSNVALMLDVRSLGAVEPICSVNTPREVTLHFLRTAGHPLTRWALQHQPPSPKQLEEEFLKIPSNFVSPEDLDIPGHASKDRYKTILPNPQSRVCLGRAQSQEDGDYINANYIRGYDGKEKVYIATQGPMPNTVSDFWEMVWQEEVSLIVMLTQLREGKEKCVHYWPTEEETYGPFQIRIQDMKECPEYTVRQLTIQYREECRSVKHILFSAWPDHQTPESAGPLLRLVAEVEESPETAARPGPIVVHCSAGIGRTGCFIATRIGCQQLKARGEVDILGIVCQLRLDRGGMIQTAEQYQFLHHTLALYAGQLPEEPSP, from the exons ATGACCCAGCCTCCGCCTGCCAAAACGCCAGCCAAGAAGCATGTACGGCTCCAGGAGAG GCGGGGCTCCAATGTGGCTCTGATGTTGGACGTTCGGTCGCTGGGGGCCGTAGAACCCATCTGCTCCGTGAACACACCCCGGGAGGTCACCCTACATTTCCTGCGCACTGCTGGACACCCTCTTACCCGCTGGGCCCTTCAGCACCAGCCACCCAGCCCCAAGCAGCTGGAAGAAGAATTCTTG AAGATCCCTTCAAACTTTGTCAGCCCCGAAGACCTGGACATCCCTGGCCACGCCTCCAAGGACCGATACAAGACCATCTTGCCAA ATCCCCAGAGCCGTGTCTGTCTAGGCCGGGCACAGAGCCAGGAGGACGGAGATTACATCAATGCCAACTACATCCGA GGCTATGATGGGAAGGAGAAGGTCTACATTGCCACCCAGGGCCCCATGCCCAACACTGTGTCGGACTTCTGGGAGATGGTGTGGCAAGAGGAAGTGTCCCTCATTGTCATGCTCACTCAGCTCCGAGAGGGCAAGGAG AAATGTGTCCACTACTGGCCCACAGAAGAGGAAACCTATGGACCCTTCCAGATTCGCATCCAGGACATGAAAGAGTGCCCAGAATACACTGTGCGGCAGCTCACCATCCAG TACCGGGAAGAGTGCCGGTCAGTAAAGCACATCCTCTTCTCAGCCTGGCCCGACCACCAGACACCAGAATCAGCTGGGCCCCTGCTGCGCCTAGTGGCAGAGGTGGAGGAGAGCCCGGAGACAGCTGCCCGCCCCGGGCCCATTGTAGTCCACTGCAG TGCAGGGATTGGCCGGACAGGCTGCTTCATCGCCACGCGAATTGGCTGTCAACAGCTGAAGGCCCGAGGGGAAGTGGACATTCTGGGCATTGTGTGCCAACTGCGGCTAGACAG AGGGGGGATGATCCAGACGGCAGAGCAGTACCAGTTCCTGCACCACACTTTGGCCCTGTATGCAGGCCAGCTTCCAGAGGAACCCAGCCCCTGA
- the PTPN7 gene encoding tyrosine-protein phosphatase non-receptor type 7 isoform X7 — MGVPWCEGQRLSTVSMTQPPPAKTPAKKHVRLQERRGSNVALMLDVRSLGAVEPICSVNTPREVTLHFLRTAGHPLTRWALQHQPPSPKQLEEEFLIPSNFVSPEDLDIPGHASKDRYKTILPNPQSRVCLGRAQSQEDGDYINANYIRGYDGKEKVYIATQGPMPNTVSDFWEMVWQEEVSLIVMLTQLREGKEKCVHYWPTEEETYGPFQIRIQDMKECPEYTVRQLTIQYREECRSVKHILFSAWPDHQTPESAGPLLRLVAEVEESPETAARPGPIVVHCSAGIGRTGCFIATRIGCQQLKARGEVDILGIVCQLRLDRGGMIQTAEQYQFLHHTLALYAGQLPEEPSP; from the exons ATGGGAGTCCCCTGGTGTGAGGGCCAGAGACTCTCCACTGTCT CCATGACCCAGCCTCCGCCTGCCAAAACGCCAGCCAAGAAGCATGTACGGCTCCAGGAGAG GCGGGGCTCCAATGTGGCTCTGATGTTGGACGTTCGGTCGCTGGGGGCCGTAGAACCCATCTGCTCCGTGAACACACCCCGGGAGGTCACCCTACATTTCCTGCGCACTGCTGGACACCCTCTTACCCGCTGGGCCCTTCAGCACCAGCCACCCAGCCCCAAGCAGCTGGAAGAAGAATTCTTG ATCCCTTCAAACTTTGTCAGCCCCGAAGACCTGGACATCCCTGGCCACGCCTCCAAGGACCGATACAAGACCATCTTGCCAA ATCCCCAGAGCCGTGTCTGTCTAGGCCGGGCACAGAGCCAGGAGGACGGAGATTACATCAATGCCAACTACATCCGA GGCTATGATGGGAAGGAGAAGGTCTACATTGCCACCCAGGGCCCCATGCCCAACACTGTGTCGGACTTCTGGGAGATGGTGTGGCAAGAGGAAGTGTCCCTCATTGTCATGCTCACTCAGCTCCGAGAGGGCAAGGAG AAATGTGTCCACTACTGGCCCACAGAAGAGGAAACCTATGGACCCTTCCAGATTCGCATCCAGGACATGAAAGAGTGCCCAGAATACACTGTGCGGCAGCTCACCATCCAG TACCGGGAAGAGTGCCGGTCAGTAAAGCACATCCTCTTCTCAGCCTGGCCCGACCACCAGACACCAGAATCAGCTGGGCCCCTGCTGCGCCTAGTGGCAGAGGTGGAGGAGAGCCCGGAGACAGCTGCCCGCCCCGGGCCCATTGTAGTCCACTGCAG TGCAGGGATTGGCCGGACAGGCTGCTTCATCGCCACGCGAATTGGCTGTCAACAGCTGAAGGCCCGAGGGGAAGTGGACATTCTGGGCATTGTGTGCCAACTGCGGCTAGACAG AGGGGGGATGATCCAGACGGCAGAGCAGTACCAGTTCCTGCACCACACTTTGGCCCTGTATGCAGGCCAGCTTCCAGAGGAACCCAGCCCCTGA